Proteins co-encoded in one Papaver somniferum cultivar HN1 chromosome 5, ASM357369v1, whole genome shotgun sequence genomic window:
- the LOC113281420 gene encoding laccase-7-like isoform X1, with protein sequence MSLVKAINLEDQRDSLWSSNCELDSPPLHLNNKLIIGITMAVMHGKPSLVICLHSCITFAAATASSSWKVSASYSNVVEHTFHVGNLSVRRVCREQTIIAVNGSLPGPTLQVAEGDTLVIHVVNKSPYNVSIHWHGVFQLLTAWADGPGYATQCPIQPGNKYTYKFKVAKQEGTLWWHAHTSFMRATVYGALIIRPRAGRSYPFPTPYKEVPIMLGEWWNANVMDVERIGMAIGGVPNVSDAYSINGRLGDLSPCSKKHTYKLNVVKGKTYLLRLINAALNNQFFFKTADHKFTVVAIDASYTEPYHTDVVVLGPGQTTDVLLQTDQPIGDYYMAARPYVSAMLPAPFSPIATTGILRYRGGTTSISSASTPKMPILPAFNDTPSAHRFHTNLTGLKNGPFFVKVPRNVDVKMLITVGVGISTCQTPNACIANPFGPNILFSASMNNQSFQLPSSLSLLEAFVTGAKGVYTEDFPDQPPLKFNYATDNNQSLWMTLKNTKVKRLKFNSKVEIVFQNTNILSIESHVMHIHGFNFHVLAQGFGTYNQKSDKKNFNYVNPQERNTVAVPTGGWAVIRFRANNPGVWLMHCHMDLHMPMGPATAFLVEDGPYPWMKLPPPPKDLPRC encoded by the exons ATGTCTCTGGTGAAAGCAATCAACTTGGAGGATCAGAG GGACTCCCTTTGGTCGTCCAATTGTGAATTAGATTCTCCCCCACTCCACTTAAATAATAAGCTCATAATTGGCATCACCATGGCTGTTATG catggGAAACCGTCTCTTGTTATTTGCTTACACTCTTGTATTACttttgctgctgctactgcttctTCTTCCTGGAAGGTTTCCGCATCATACTCTAATGTCGTCGAGCACACTTTCCAT GTGGGTAACTTGAGTGTCCGCCGAGTGTGCCGAGAACAAACTATAATAGCAGTAAATGGCAGCCTCCCAGGCCCAACACTACAGGTTGCTGAAGGAGATACACTCGTCATTCATGTTGTTAATAAATCTCCCTACAATGTCAGCATTCACTG GCATGGAGTATTTCAACTACTTACTGCATGGGCAGATGGACCAGGTTATGCAACCCAATGTCCAATACAACCAGGCAACAAGTACACCTACAAATTTAAAGTCGCTAAACAAGAAGGAACCTTATGGTGGCATGCACATACATCTTTTATGCGAGCGACTGTGTACGGTGCTCTCATAATTCGTCCAAGGGCTGGTCGGAGCTATCCATTCCCTACACCATATAAAGAAGTCCCGATTATGTTAGGGGAGTGGTGGAATGCTAATGTGATGGACGTCGAGCGGATAGGTATGGCAATTGGCGGCGTCCCAAATGTATCGGACGCTTATTCAATAAATGGACGTCTTGGTGATCTCTCCCCGTGTTCAAAAAAGC ATACATATAAGTTGAATGTGGTGAAAGGGAAGACTTATCTGCTTCGGCTCATCAACGCTGCCCTCAATAATCAATTTTTCTTCAAAACCGCTGACCACAAATTCACAGTCGTCGCAATAGATGCTAGTTACACTGAACCTTATCACACGGATGTAGTCGTCTTGGGTCCAGGCCAAACAACCGACGTCCTCTTACAGACTGATCAACCAATTGGGGATTACTATATGGCAGCTCGTCCCTATGTTAGTGCCATGTTACCGGCCCCATTCTCACCAATTGCCACCACTGGGATACTCCGGTACAGAGGCGGCACCACTTCAATTTCATCTGCCTCTACACCCAAAATGCCAATCCTACCGGCTTTCAACGACACCCCATCAGCTCACAGATTCCACACCAATTTGACTGGTTTAAAGAATGGCCCGTTTTTTGTCAAGGTTCCGCGTAATGTAGATGTGAAAATGTTGATAACCGTCGGGGTGGGGATTAGCACTTGTCAGACACCAAATGCTTGCATTGCTAACCCATTTGGACCTAACATTCTGTTCTCAGCGAGTATGAACAACCAGTCGTTCCAATTGCCCAGCAGTTTATCGTTGTTGGAAGCATTTGTTACAGGTGCAAAAGGAGTTTACACAGAAGATTTCCCGGATCAACCACCACTGAAATTCAATTATGCTACCGACAACAATCAATCGTTATGGATGACCCTGAAGAACACAAAAGTTAAGAGGTTGAAGTTTAACTCCAAGGTCGAGATTGTTTTTCAGAATACGAATATCCTCAGTATTGAGAGTCATGTTATGCATATTCATGGCTTCAATTTCCATGTTTTGGCACAAGGGTTTGGGACATATAATCAAAAGAGTGACAAAAAGAACTTCAACTATGTTAACCCACAAGAAAGGAACACTGTTGCTGTTCCAACTGGAGGATGGGCTGTCATCAGATTTCGGGCCAACAATCCAG GTGTATGGTTAATGCATTGTCATATGGATCTGCACATGCCGATGGGTCCAGCAACTGCATTCTTAGTTGAGGACGGACCATACCCATGGATGAAGCTTCCTCCACCACCAAAAGATCTTCCTCGATGTTAA
- the LOC113281420 gene encoding laccase-7-like isoform X2: protein MSLVKAINLEDQRDSLWSSNCELDSPPLHLNNKLIIGITMAVMVSASYSNVVEHTFHVGNLSVRRVCREQTIIAVNGSLPGPTLQVAEGDTLVIHVVNKSPYNVSIHWHGVFQLLTAWADGPGYATQCPIQPGNKYTYKFKVAKQEGTLWWHAHTSFMRATVYGALIIRPRAGRSYPFPTPYKEVPIMLGEWWNANVMDVERIGMAIGGVPNVSDAYSINGRLGDLSPCSKKHTYKLNVVKGKTYLLRLINAALNNQFFFKTADHKFTVVAIDASYTEPYHTDVVVLGPGQTTDVLLQTDQPIGDYYMAARPYVSAMLPAPFSPIATTGILRYRGGTTSISSASTPKMPILPAFNDTPSAHRFHTNLTGLKNGPFFVKVPRNVDVKMLITVGVGISTCQTPNACIANPFGPNILFSASMNNQSFQLPSSLSLLEAFVTGAKGVYTEDFPDQPPLKFNYATDNNQSLWMTLKNTKVKRLKFNSKVEIVFQNTNILSIESHVMHIHGFNFHVLAQGFGTYNQKSDKKNFNYVNPQERNTVAVPTGGWAVIRFRANNPGVWLMHCHMDLHMPMGPATAFLVEDGPYPWMKLPPPPKDLPRC, encoded by the exons ATGTCTCTGGTGAAAGCAATCAACTTGGAGGATCAGAG GGACTCCCTTTGGTCGTCCAATTGTGAATTAGATTCTCCCCCACTCCACTTAAATAATAAGCTCATAATTGGCATCACCATGGCTGTTATG GTTTCCGCATCATACTCTAATGTCGTCGAGCACACTTTCCAT GTGGGTAACTTGAGTGTCCGCCGAGTGTGCCGAGAACAAACTATAATAGCAGTAAATGGCAGCCTCCCAGGCCCAACACTACAGGTTGCTGAAGGAGATACACTCGTCATTCATGTTGTTAATAAATCTCCCTACAATGTCAGCATTCACTG GCATGGAGTATTTCAACTACTTACTGCATGGGCAGATGGACCAGGTTATGCAACCCAATGTCCAATACAACCAGGCAACAAGTACACCTACAAATTTAAAGTCGCTAAACAAGAAGGAACCTTATGGTGGCATGCACATACATCTTTTATGCGAGCGACTGTGTACGGTGCTCTCATAATTCGTCCAAGGGCTGGTCGGAGCTATCCATTCCCTACACCATATAAAGAAGTCCCGATTATGTTAGGGGAGTGGTGGAATGCTAATGTGATGGACGTCGAGCGGATAGGTATGGCAATTGGCGGCGTCCCAAATGTATCGGACGCTTATTCAATAAATGGACGTCTTGGTGATCTCTCCCCGTGTTCAAAAAAGC ATACATATAAGTTGAATGTGGTGAAAGGGAAGACTTATCTGCTTCGGCTCATCAACGCTGCCCTCAATAATCAATTTTTCTTCAAAACCGCTGACCACAAATTCACAGTCGTCGCAATAGATGCTAGTTACACTGAACCTTATCACACGGATGTAGTCGTCTTGGGTCCAGGCCAAACAACCGACGTCCTCTTACAGACTGATCAACCAATTGGGGATTACTATATGGCAGCTCGTCCCTATGTTAGTGCCATGTTACCGGCCCCATTCTCACCAATTGCCACCACTGGGATACTCCGGTACAGAGGCGGCACCACTTCAATTTCATCTGCCTCTACACCCAAAATGCCAATCCTACCGGCTTTCAACGACACCCCATCAGCTCACAGATTCCACACCAATTTGACTGGTTTAAAGAATGGCCCGTTTTTTGTCAAGGTTCCGCGTAATGTAGATGTGAAAATGTTGATAACCGTCGGGGTGGGGATTAGCACTTGTCAGACACCAAATGCTTGCATTGCTAACCCATTTGGACCTAACATTCTGTTCTCAGCGAGTATGAACAACCAGTCGTTCCAATTGCCCAGCAGTTTATCGTTGTTGGAAGCATTTGTTACAGGTGCAAAAGGAGTTTACACAGAAGATTTCCCGGATCAACCACCACTGAAATTCAATTATGCTACCGACAACAATCAATCGTTATGGATGACCCTGAAGAACACAAAAGTTAAGAGGTTGAAGTTTAACTCCAAGGTCGAGATTGTTTTTCAGAATACGAATATCCTCAGTATTGAGAGTCATGTTATGCATATTCATGGCTTCAATTTCCATGTTTTGGCACAAGGGTTTGGGACATATAATCAAAAGAGTGACAAAAAGAACTTCAACTATGTTAACCCACAAGAAAGGAACACTGTTGCTGTTCCAACTGGAGGATGGGCTGTCATCAGATTTCGGGCCAACAATCCAG GTGTATGGTTAATGCATTGTCATATGGATCTGCACATGCCGATGGGTCCAGCAACTGCATTCTTAGTTGAGGACGGACCATACCCATGGATGAAGCTTCCTCCACCACCAAAAGATCTTCCTCGATGTTAA